The following proteins come from a genomic window of Microbacterium sulfonylureivorans:
- the fgd gene encoding glucose-6-phosphate dehydrogenase (coenzyme-F420): MTVPLRFGYKASAEQFGPTELLDYAILAEEVGFDSVFISDHLQPWLHEGGHAPASVPWLGALGAKTSKVLIGTSVLTPTFRYNPTVVAQDFATLGVMYPGRVILGVGTGEALNEANLGIAWPDPPERFQRLKEAIGLIRRLWSEDRVNFEGTYYTARNITIYDKLDQPVPIYIGAAGPAATRLAGRIADGFITTSGKKRELYTETLLPALEDGLSKAGRAPDAIDTLIEVKVSLDTSLAAAQEKTRFWAPLALTPDEKMGVDDPIEMQRLGEALPIERAASRFIVSDDPDEHVEKIGWYIGLGFRHLVFHDPGHDQAAFLRRYGEEILPRLRAKYGA, translated from the coding sequence ATGACCGTTCCCCTGCGCTTCGGGTACAAGGCCTCGGCCGAGCAGTTCGGCCCGACCGAGCTGCTCGACTACGCGATCCTCGCGGAGGAGGTCGGGTTCGACTCGGTCTTCATCTCGGACCACCTGCAGCCCTGGCTGCACGAGGGCGGTCACGCGCCGGCATCCGTCCCGTGGCTCGGCGCCCTGGGCGCGAAGACCTCGAAGGTGCTGATCGGCACGTCGGTGCTCACGCCGACGTTCCGCTACAACCCCACCGTCGTCGCGCAGGACTTCGCGACGCTCGGCGTGATGTACCCCGGGCGCGTGATCCTCGGCGTCGGGACCGGCGAGGCGCTGAACGAGGCGAACCTCGGCATCGCGTGGCCCGACCCGCCGGAGCGGTTCCAGCGGTTGAAGGAGGCGATCGGCCTCATCCGCCGGCTGTGGTCCGAGGACCGCGTGAACTTCGAAGGCACGTACTACACGGCCCGCAACATCACGATCTACGACAAGCTCGACCAGCCGGTGCCGATCTACATCGGCGCGGCCGGGCCGGCCGCGACGCGCCTCGCCGGGCGCATCGCCGACGGCTTCATCACGACGAGCGGCAAGAAGCGCGAGCTCTACACGGAGACGCTCCTCCCCGCCCTCGAGGACGGCCTGTCGAAGGCCGGGCGCGCGCCGGACGCGATCGACACGCTCATCGAGGTGAAGGTCTCGCTCGACACGTCGCTCGCCGCCGCGCAGGAGAAGACGCGCTTCTGGGCGCCGCTGGCCCTCACGCCCGACGAGAAGATGGGCGTCGACGACCCGATCGAGATGCAGCGCCTCGGCGAAGCGCTCCCGATCGAGCGCGCCGCGTCGCGCTTCATCGTGTCGGACGATCCTGACGAGCATGTCGAGAAGATCGGCTGGTACATCGGCCTCGGCTTCCGCCACCTCGTCTTCCACGACCCCGGGCACGACCAGGCCGCGTTCCTGCGCCGGTACGGCGAGGAGATCCTGCCGCGCCTGCGCGCGAAGTACGGCGCGTGA
- a CDS encoding class I SAM-dependent methyltransferase — MTADDDQSLTLAAYERGAERYAALTPMGRSALVDDLLGAVAPGAEVLELGSGPGRDAAALESGGVRVHRTDGSSSFVAMLREDGHTARLLDVRADDFGGPYDAIFANAVLLHVPRPALAVVLEVARRSCRPGGPLIASFKKGRGEAWSVAKLEDARHFTYWQEDDLAAVAHQVGWTAVRAFESTGVESAERWITLIARNGGPAPG, encoded by the coding sequence GTGACGGCCGACGACGACCAGTCGCTGACCCTCGCCGCCTACGAACGCGGAGCGGAACGCTACGCCGCGCTGACGCCGATGGGGCGGTCCGCACTCGTCGACGATCTTCTCGGCGCGGTGGCGCCGGGCGCGGAGGTCCTGGAGCTCGGGAGCGGACCGGGGAGGGATGCCGCAGCGCTCGAATCCGGGGGCGTCCGAGTGCATCGCACGGACGGGTCCTCCAGCTTCGTCGCCATGCTCCGCGAGGACGGGCACACCGCGCGACTGCTCGATGTCCGCGCCGACGACTTCGGCGGCCCGTACGACGCGATCTTCGCCAACGCGGTGCTCTTGCACGTGCCGAGGCCGGCTCTGGCGGTGGTGCTCGAGGTCGCGCGGCGGTCCTGCCGCCCGGGTGGGCCTCTCATTGCGAGCTTCAAGAAGGGGCGCGGCGAAGCCTGGTCCGTCGCGAAGCTGGAGGACGCGCGCCACTTCACATACTGGCAAGAAGACGATCTGGCGGCGGTCGCGCATCAGGTGGGATGGACTGCCGTGCGAGCCTTCGAGTCAACCGGCGTGGAGTCAGCGGAGCGATGGATCACGCTGATCGCCCGCAACGGAGGGCCGGCGCCGGGCTGA
- a CDS encoding flavin-containing monooxygenase, whose product MMPSTTRVEVAIVGAGFAGLGMAIALRRSGREDFVVLERAASLGGTWRDNTYPGVACDVPSHLYGFASHPNPDWSGTYAQGSEIHAYLERVAAVEGLGDRLRLGTAMQSADWDAEHEVWRVGTSDGTVVADALVLACGRLTEPSIPDIAGLGTFTGPLFHTARWDHAARLGGARVAVVGTGASAVQLVPELARTAAHVTLFQRTPAWIVPRGGTAYTDAERAGFAAEPAGLAGLRADLYAEGEARFASRSGDAAASASARAIALAHLEAHVADPALRAALTPDYAFGCKRVLLSDEFYPAVASDTVTLVPDALASVEGSTLVAADGTRHEADAIVLATGFASTRQPYADLVRGESGATLDGHWSRGMTSFASTVVAGFPNLFVLNGPNASLGHSSSVLMIEEQAAYAVRALDLRETIGGVLRVQASAEAAYTDEIAAAAASTPWITGGCRNWYVDERSGRLTLLWPGTVDAFRARLARADGSEFSALPAPLERRLA is encoded by the coding sequence ATGATGCCCTCCACGACGCGGGTCGAGGTCGCGATCGTCGGGGCCGGCTTCGCGGGCCTCGGCATGGCGATCGCCCTGCGCCGTTCGGGCCGGGAGGACTTCGTCGTGCTCGAACGGGCCGCCTCGCTCGGGGGGACGTGGCGCGACAACACGTATCCGGGCGTCGCGTGCGACGTGCCCTCGCACCTGTACGGCTTCGCGTCGCACCCGAATCCTGACTGGTCGGGCACGTACGCGCAGGGGTCGGAGATCCACGCCTACCTCGAGCGCGTCGCCGCCGTCGAGGGTCTCGGTGACCGGCTGCGGCTGGGCACGGCGATGCAGTCCGCGGACTGGGATGCCGAGCACGAGGTGTGGCGGGTCGGGACGTCGGACGGCACCGTGGTCGCCGATGCCCTCGTGCTCGCGTGCGGGCGCCTGACCGAGCCGTCGATCCCCGACATCGCGGGCCTCGGTACGTTCACGGGACCGCTTTTCCACACCGCCCGCTGGGATCACGCCGCCCGGCTGGGCGGGGCCCGCGTCGCCGTGGTCGGCACGGGCGCCAGCGCGGTCCAGCTCGTCCCCGAGCTCGCCCGCACGGCGGCGCACGTGACGCTGTTCCAGCGGACTCCCGCGTGGATCGTGCCGCGCGGCGGGACGGCCTACACCGACGCGGAGCGCGCCGGCTTCGCCGCCGAGCCGGCCGGGCTCGCCGGGCTCCGCGCGGACCTCTACGCCGAAGGCGAGGCCCGGTTCGCGTCACGGTCCGGGGATGCCGCAGCCTCCGCGTCCGCGCGCGCGATCGCCCTCGCCCACCTCGAGGCGCACGTCGCCGACCCGGCGCTGCGCGCGGCGCTCACGCCCGACTACGCGTTCGGCTGCAAGCGCGTGCTGCTGTCGGACGAGTTCTATCCGGCCGTCGCCTCCGACACGGTGACCCTGGTCCCGGACGCCCTCGCCTCGGTCGAGGGATCGACGCTCGTCGCGGCCGACGGCACACGGCACGAGGCCGACGCGATCGTGCTCGCAACCGGCTTCGCCTCGACGCGGCAGCCCTATGCCGACCTCGTGCGCGGCGAGAGCGGCGCGACGCTCGACGGGCACTGGTCGCGGGGCATGACGTCATTCGCCTCGACGGTGGTCGCCGGCTTCCCCAACCTGTTCGTGCTCAACGGCCCGAACGCATCGCTCGGCCACTCGTCGTCGGTCCTCATGATCGAGGAGCAGGCCGCCTACGCGGTGCGCGCGCTCGACCTGCGCGAGACGATCGGCGGCGTGCTGCGCGTGCAGGCGTCGGCTGAAGCCGCGTACACCGACGAGATCGCCGCGGCCGCGGCATCCACGCCCTGGATCACCGGCGGATGCCGCAACTGGTACGTCGACGAGCGCTCGGGGCGGCTCACGCTGCTGTGGCCGGGCACCGTCGACGCGTTCCGAGCGCGGCTCGCCCGGGCCGACGGCTCGGAGTTCTCGGCGCTTCCGGCGCCGCTCGAGAGGAGACTCGCATGA
- a CDS encoding HNH endonuclease signature motif containing protein translates to MAILAAPVLDEEFEAFLCRERERVADSWWEPDVERLTIADGPEVVREHRWDTALSDRGKLLYEWSNTAVQIARWQGVQVRLLAEAMQLALDDGTLRSDAQLSVRSLAAELACAVGVSDRTIEQRMNDALGLRDRFPRSMAALAEGRLSLAHVAVVADEGTRLDDSARAAYEELVLDRAAGLTTGRLRVVAASIAEELLPTMIAERHLEARAHRRMTVRDVDDGMAELWALLPAALAHGIHDRVTRIARGVKDAAATPALAVDGSGVSGGSGVSGVAGVDASDAARGCPSPAAPSPPPADDRTMDQLRADALCDLLLTGHPTLAAIDRDGGDGLDALRAIVQITVPFQTLLGDDGPPPSLAGRGPIDPDTARRLLGAATLWDRVLTDPVSGDVLAVDRRFPTEAQRRHLRARDEHCRFPGCRMAVWRSDVDHTIDHQHGGPTEAGNLAHLCRRHHTLKHHTAWRLEQHPGGVLEWTSPLGRSYVDRPPPTLRFVEHPPSG, encoded by the coding sequence ATGGCGATCCTCGCGGCCCCCGTTCTCGACGAAGAGTTCGAGGCGTTCCTGTGCCGGGAGCGCGAGCGTGTCGCCGACTCGTGGTGGGAGCCCGACGTCGAGCGGCTGACGATCGCCGACGGCCCGGAGGTCGTTCGCGAGCACCGCTGGGACACCGCGCTCTCCGATCGCGGGAAACTGCTCTACGAGTGGTCGAACACCGCTGTGCAGATCGCGCGGTGGCAGGGCGTCCAGGTTCGGCTTCTTGCGGAGGCGATGCAGCTCGCGCTCGACGACGGCACCCTTCGGTCCGATGCGCAGCTGTCGGTGCGCAGTCTCGCGGCAGAGCTCGCCTGCGCGGTGGGCGTGTCCGACCGTACGATCGAGCAGCGGATGAACGACGCGCTGGGGCTCCGCGACCGGTTTCCCCGATCGATGGCCGCGCTCGCAGAGGGGCGGCTGTCGCTCGCACACGTGGCCGTGGTCGCTGACGAGGGCACACGGCTCGACGACTCCGCCCGGGCCGCGTACGAGGAGCTCGTGCTCGACCGTGCGGCAGGTCTCACGACCGGGCGACTCCGCGTCGTCGCCGCCTCGATCGCCGAGGAGCTCCTGCCGACGATGATCGCCGAGCGCCATCTCGAGGCGCGCGCACATCGTCGCATGACGGTGCGCGACGTGGACGACGGCATGGCCGAGCTCTGGGCACTCCTGCCTGCGGCGCTGGCTCACGGCATCCACGACCGGGTGACGCGGATCGCGCGGGGGGTGAAGGATGCCGCGGCCACGCCCGCGCTCGCTGTGGACGGCTCGGGCGTCTCCGGTGGCTCGGGCGTCTCCGGCGTCGCGGGCGTCGACGCGTCCGACGCGGCCCGGGGGTGCCCTTCGCCCGCCGCGCCTTCACCCCCTCCCGCCGATGACCGGACGATGGATCAGTTGCGAGCCGACGCGCTGTGCGACCTCCTGCTCACCGGGCATCCGACCCTCGCAGCGATCGACCGGGACGGCGGAGACGGTCTCGACGCGTTGCGGGCGATCGTCCAGATCACGGTGCCGTTCCAGACGCTCCTCGGTGACGACGGCCCGCCGCCGTCGCTCGCGGGGCGCGGTCCGATCGACCCTGACACCGCACGGCGACTGCTCGGCGCCGCGACGCTGTGGGACCGCGTGCTCACCGACCCGGTGAGCGGCGACGTCCTCGCCGTCGACCGGCGGTTCCCGACCGAGGCGCAGCGGCGGCACCTGCGCGCGCGCGACGAGCACTGCCGATTCCCGGGTTGCCGCATGGCGGTGTGGCGGTCCGACGTGGACCACACCATCGACCATCAGCACGGCGGCCCGACCGAAGCCGGCAACCTCGCGCACCTGTGCCGAAGACACCACACGCTGAAGCACCACACGGCTTGGCGACTCGAGCAGCATCCGGGCGGAGTCCTCGAGTGGACGAGTCCGCTCGGCCGCTCCTATGTCGATCGTCCGCCTCCCACCCTGCGGTTCGTCGAACATCCCCCGAGCGGGTGA
- a CDS encoding cupin domain-containing protein has protein sequence MSDYELLEMGGPDEWREHFGGFRPESSRDGRRVVDHDMTMQYIGMTANALEPGEEAGYWHRHARVEELYVFLGGRGQMGLDGDVVEVGPGSVVRVGQGVWRTWRARPDAGDQLRWLCIRAGGYELPHFPDDGERDNDRPSPWAD, from the coding sequence GTGAGCGACTACGAACTGCTGGAGATGGGCGGACCGGACGAGTGGCGGGAGCACTTCGGTGGGTTCCGCCCCGAGAGCTCGCGAGACGGCAGGCGCGTCGTCGACCACGACATGACGATGCAGTACATCGGCATGACCGCGAACGCTCTCGAGCCCGGCGAGGAGGCCGGATACTGGCACCGGCACGCGCGGGTGGAGGAGCTCTACGTGTTCCTCGGCGGTCGCGGTCAGATGGGGCTCGACGGCGATGTCGTCGAGGTCGGACCGGGCTCGGTCGTGCGCGTCGGCCAGGGCGTGTGGCGCACGTGGCGTGCGAGGCCCGACGCCGGCGACCAGCTGCGATGGCTGTGCATCCGCGCCGGCGGATACGAGCTCCCCCACTTCCCCGACGACGGCGAGCGCGACAACGACCGCCCGTCGCCCTGGGCGGACTGA
- the cofC gene encoding 2-phospho-L-lactate guanylyltransferase, with product MRQPGASVSSRGSEPARWIVVVPVKPSARGKSRLEVPGVDRAALARSVALDTLAAATACDLVLQVVVVTDDPALARAAATIPALRFVSEGEAQGLDAAVATGISAVDPLGRMPRAALLGDLPALRPDDLATALRAAASVDRGVVADAEGTGSTLVTARAGAPWTSSFGEGSFARHTASGCVALEIPDASSLRRDVDTAEQLEAAVQLGVGTRTAEILGLG from the coding sequence ATGCGGCAGCCCGGCGCGTCGGTCTCCTCGCGCGGGTCCGAGCCGGCGCGGTGGATCGTCGTGGTCCCGGTCAAGCCGTCGGCTCGCGGCAAGTCGCGGCTCGAGGTGCCCGGCGTCGACCGTGCCGCACTGGCGCGGTCCGTCGCTCTCGACACGCTCGCGGCCGCGACCGCCTGCGATCTCGTCCTGCAGGTCGTCGTCGTGACGGACGACCCCGCGCTCGCGCGCGCGGCCGCGACGATCCCGGCGCTGCGGTTCGTCTCGGAGGGCGAGGCGCAGGGACTCGACGCAGCGGTGGCGACCGGAATCTCGGCGGTGGACCCCCTCGGGCGGATGCCTCGCGCCGCGCTGCTCGGAGACCTCCCGGCGCTGCGACCCGACGACCTCGCGACGGCGCTGCGGGCCGCGGCATCCGTCGACCGGGGTGTCGTCGCCGACGCCGAAGGCACGGGTTCGACCCTCGTGACGGCGCGCGCGGGCGCCCCCTGGACGTCGTCGTTCGGCGAGGGCTCCTTCGCCCGGCACACCGCGTCGGGGTGCGTCGCGCTCGAGATCCCGGATGCCTCCTCCCTCCGCCGCGACGTCGACACCGCCGAGCAGCTCGAGGCCGCCGTGCAGCTCGGCGTCGGGACGCGCACGGCCGAGATCCTCGGGCTAGGGTGA
- the cofG gene encoding 7,8-didemethyl-8-hydroxy-5-deazariboflavin synthase CofG produces MASSVVSPPETARALERAAAGERLDAPDAAALLAATGADLDRLLGLAGALRDAGLEASGRPGVITYSRKVFVPLTTLCRDRCHYCVFVDTPGQLLKKRKPAFMSPDQVLAVVRQGRAMGCKEVLLTLGDRPEDRWPEARAWLDEHGFASTLEYVGHIARLVTAETGLLAHLNPGVMSADELRMLRPTAPSMGMMLETTSRRLFEEPGQVHFGSPDKDPALRLSVIDAAGRERIPFTTGILVGIGETLQDRAESLVAIRDAHERHRVDGQGHVQEVIVQNFRAKPRTAMQGAPDAELLEYVAAVAVARLVMGPRMRIQVPPNLSDPAEFDLLVRAGADDWGGVSPLTADHVNPERPWPHLDDLALRTAELGFELRERLTAQPEFVVGAQTWIDPAIRPAVDALADPETGLAGTGVPSVALTTRPASPASPASSVSCPTSPASCPTSSRSDAAEPGQTGTRTPDNTTHPGQTGTRTPDNTTHPGQTGTRTPDSAAEPGQTGTHTPGDTTHPGRTGTHTPDSTAEPGQTGTRMPPPPPTPTPTRAAPTRDRSVSSLAETAAANPLALDDAEWALLLEATGADLDALTSTADDVRRYTVGEAVSLVVNRNLTSSGLRRTATADPSTFTLDDVAAIAADAWDLGATELCVQGLLPAGEDPSGYLDIARVVKDAAPGIHLHAYRPQDVRDLADRSGLGLDGALAAMRDAGVDTVPGTGVKVLSERVRALVAPGDLAIDLWIEGITAAHRAGLRSTSVLFYGHVETAAERVAHLRALRAIQDRARGFTEFVPIPLPGPAGGVPLVAGRAALDEHRAMVAVSRLLLSGSIPHVQIPWTRVGREASAVLLQSGGDGLGGTLLDGRVKPAAGIEHGLELPVADASAIAARLFRPFRLRTTDYREPPRRESGR; encoded by the coding sequence GTGGCATCCTCCGTCGTCTCACCGCCGGAGACCGCCCGCGCCCTTGAGCGCGCGGCCGCCGGCGAGCGCCTCGACGCGCCCGATGCCGCCGCCCTCCTGGCGGCGACCGGGGCGGATCTCGACCGGCTTCTCGGCCTCGCCGGGGCGCTTCGCGACGCGGGGCTCGAGGCATCCGGCCGCCCCGGCGTGATCACCTACTCGCGCAAGGTGTTCGTCCCATTGACGACGCTGTGCCGCGACCGCTGCCACTACTGCGTGTTCGTCGACACCCCCGGTCAGCTGCTGAAGAAGCGCAAGCCGGCGTTCATGTCGCCCGATCAGGTGCTCGCCGTCGTGCGGCAGGGTCGGGCGATGGGATGCAAGGAGGTGCTGCTGACCCTCGGCGACCGCCCCGAGGACCGCTGGCCCGAGGCCCGCGCGTGGCTCGACGAGCACGGATTCGCATCCACGCTCGAATACGTCGGGCACATCGCCCGGCTCGTGACCGCCGAGACCGGACTGCTCGCCCACCTCAACCCCGGCGTGATGAGCGCGGACGAGCTGCGGATGCTGCGCCCCACCGCCCCCTCGATGGGCATGATGCTCGAGACGACGTCACGCCGTCTCTTCGAGGAGCCGGGGCAGGTGCACTTCGGGTCTCCCGACAAGGACCCCGCCCTGCGCCTCTCGGTGATCGACGCCGCCGGGCGGGAGCGGATCCCGTTCACGACGGGGATCCTCGTCGGGATCGGCGAGACGCTGCAGGACAGGGCGGAGTCGCTCGTCGCGATCCGCGACGCGCACGAACGTCACCGGGTCGACGGTCAGGGCCATGTGCAGGAGGTCATCGTCCAGAACTTCCGGGCGAAGCCGCGAACGGCGATGCAGGGCGCGCCCGACGCCGAGCTGCTCGAGTACGTCGCCGCCGTCGCCGTCGCGAGGCTCGTGATGGGCCCGCGGATGCGGATCCAGGTGCCGCCGAACCTCTCCGACCCGGCGGAGTTCGACCTGCTCGTGCGCGCGGGGGCCGACGACTGGGGAGGCGTCTCGCCCCTCACGGCCGACCACGTCAACCCCGAGCGGCCGTGGCCGCACCTCGACGACCTCGCCCTGCGCACCGCCGAGCTGGGGTTCGAGCTGCGTGAGCGGCTCACCGCGCAGCCGGAGTTCGTGGTGGGCGCGCAGACCTGGATCGACCCGGCGATCCGGCCGGCCGTGGACGCTCTCGCCGACCCCGAGACCGGCCTGGCGGGCACGGGCGTGCCGTCCGTCGCGCTCACCACGCGCCCCGCTTCCCCCGCTTCCCCCGCTTCCTCCGTTTCGTGTCCCACTTCCCCCGCATCATGTCCCACTTCGTCCCGTTCTGACGCCGCCGAACCGGGACAAACCGGGACACGCACACCCGACAACACCACCCACCCGGGACAAACTGGGACACGCACACCCGACAACACCACCCACCCGGGACAAACCGGGACACGCACACCCGACAGCGCCGCCGAACCGGGACAAACCGGGACACACACACCCGGCGACACCACCCACCCGGGACGAACCGGGACACACACACCCGACAGCACCGCCGAACCGGGACAAACCGGGACACGGATGCCGCCGCCGCCACCGACACCGACACCGACGCGCGCCGCGCCGACGCGCGACCGCAGCGTGTCGAGCCTCGCCGAGACCGCCGCCGCCAACCCCTTGGCGCTCGACGACGCCGAGTGGGCGCTGCTGCTCGAGGCGACCGGCGCAGACCTCGACGCGCTCACCTCGACGGCCGACGACGTGCGGCGGTACACCGTCGGCGAGGCCGTCAGCCTCGTCGTCAACCGCAATCTCACCTCGTCGGGTCTCCGCCGCACCGCGACCGCCGACCCTTCGACCTTCACCCTCGACGACGTCGCCGCCATCGCCGCCGACGCGTGGGACCTCGGGGCCACCGAGCTCTGCGTGCAGGGTCTGCTCCCGGCCGGCGAGGACCCGTCGGGGTACCTCGACATCGCCCGCGTGGTGAAGGACGCCGCCCCCGGCATCCACCTCCACGCATACCGCCCGCAGGACGTGCGCGACCTCGCAGACCGCAGCGGGCTCGGTCTCGACGGCGCTCTCGCGGCCATGCGCGACGCCGGCGTCGACACCGTCCCCGGCACGGGCGTGAAAGTGCTGAGCGAGCGCGTGCGCGCGCTCGTCGCGCCGGGCGACCTCGCGATCGACCTCTGGATCGAGGGCATCACCGCCGCGCACCGTGCCGGCCTCCGCTCCACGTCGGTGCTGTTCTACGGCCACGTCGAGACCGCGGCCGAGCGTGTCGCGCACCTGCGCGCGCTGCGCGCGATCCAGGACCGAGCCCGCGGATTCACCGAGTTCGTGCCCATCCCGCTCCCCGGCCCCGCCGGCGGCGTTCCGCTCGTCGCGGGGCGCGCCGCCCTCGACGAGCACCGGGCGATGGTCGCGGTGTCGCGGCTGCTGCTGTCGGGCAGCATCCCCCACGTGCAGATCCCGTGGACGCGCGTCGGGCGCGAGGCATCCGCCGTCCTCCTCCAGTCGGGCGGCGACGGCCTCGGCGGCACCCTGCTCGACGGGCGGGTGAAGCCCGCGGCGGGCATCGAGCACGGCCTCGAGCTGCCGGTGGCGGATGCCTCGGCCATCGCCGCACGTCTGTTCCGGCCGTTCCGCCTGCGCACGACCGACTACCGCGAGCCGCCGCGACGGGAGTCCGGCCGATGA
- the cofD gene encoding 2-phospho-L-lactate transferase, with protein MGPSSAPRVVVLAGGVGGSRFVLGVRAALRDRGLTDTAAALTVVVNTGDDLWLSGVRLQPDVDSITYALAGVNDTERGWGRNGDSERVNRELQEWGAGWPWFTLGDLDLGTHLARTGWLRDGSTPTRVLERMSHRWDLGARLLPMTDAEVDTVVTVREGDGIRSMHFQEWWTRHRATLEPVRFDNPGIEEARPAPGVVDAIAQADIVLLAPSNPVVSIGPILSVPGVREALRAAPAPVVGVSPIIGGRVVRGMADVCLAAIGVDTSALAVASLYGARAGDGLLDAWLIAEEDGAVADEVAELGIRSLVTPLWMTDAARSAALAESALGVAGI; from the coding sequence GTGGGTCCGAGCTCGGCTCCCCGCGTCGTCGTCCTCGCCGGCGGCGTCGGCGGGTCTCGCTTCGTGCTCGGAGTCCGCGCTGCGCTGCGCGATCGTGGCCTCACCGACACGGCCGCGGCGCTGACGGTCGTCGTCAACACCGGAGACGACCTCTGGCTCTCGGGCGTGCGCTTGCAGCCCGACGTCGACTCGATCACCTATGCACTCGCCGGCGTCAACGACACAGAGCGGGGCTGGGGTCGCAACGGCGACAGCGAACGCGTCAACCGCGAGCTGCAGGAGTGGGGAGCGGGCTGGCCCTGGTTCACCCTGGGCGACCTCGACCTCGGCACCCACCTCGCCCGGACCGGATGGCTTCGTGACGGCTCGACCCCGACGCGGGTGCTCGAGCGGATGTCGCACCGCTGGGACCTCGGAGCGCGCCTGCTGCCGATGACCGACGCCGAGGTCGACACCGTCGTGACCGTGCGGGAGGGCGACGGCATCCGCTCGATGCACTTCCAGGAGTGGTGGACCCGGCATCGCGCGACGCTCGAGCCGGTGCGGTTCGACAACCCCGGCATCGAGGAGGCGCGTCCCGCGCCCGGCGTCGTCGATGCGATCGCGCAGGCCGACATCGTGCTGCTCGCGCCGTCGAACCCGGTCGTGTCGATCGGGCCGATCCTTTCGGTGCCCGGGGTCCGCGAGGCGCTGCGGGCCGCCCCCGCACCCGTCGTGGGGGTCTCGCCGATCATCGGCGGACGCGTCGTCCGGGGTATGGCCGACGTGTGCCTCGCGGCGATCGGTGTCGACACCTCCGCGCTCGCGGTGGCCTCACTGTATGGAGCGCGGGCCGGCGACGGCCTGCTCGACGCCTGGCTGATCGCCGAGGAGGACGGGGCGGTCGCCGACGAGGTGGCGGAGCTCGGCATCCGCTCGCTCGTAACGCCGCTGTGGATGACGGATGCCGCGCGCTCGGCCGCGCTCGCCGAGTCGGCGTTGGGCGTCGCAGGAATCTGA
- a CDS encoding sulfite exporter TauE/SafE family protein, protein MPDLTWLAWALLGLAALIVGLSKTAVPGAGTVAVAIFAAVLPAKQSTGTLLLLLIVADLFAITMYRRQANWRALLRLAPAVVVGVLLGVGFLAIADDAWVKRTIAVILLAVIVITLVRRRISAPVADAGPHRVAAVTYGTLGGFTTMVANAAGPVMSMYFLAARFPVKEFLGTAAWFFAIVNVFKVPFSIGLGIITGPGLVLDAVLLPMVIAGALLGRWIAGRLPQRVFERLVIGFTIVGAVYLLVG, encoded by the coding sequence GTGCCCGACCTGACGTGGCTCGCGTGGGCGCTACTCGGCCTGGCGGCGCTGATCGTCGGGTTGTCGAAGACCGCGGTGCCCGGCGCCGGCACGGTCGCGGTGGCGATCTTCGCCGCCGTCCTTCCGGCGAAGCAGTCGACGGGGACCCTGCTGCTCCTGCTCATCGTGGCCGACCTGTTCGCCATCACGATGTACCGGCGGCAGGCGAACTGGCGCGCCCTCCTGCGGCTCGCTCCCGCGGTCGTGGTCGGCGTGCTGCTCGGCGTCGGGTTCCTGGCGATCGCCGACGACGCGTGGGTGAAGCGGACGATCGCGGTGATCCTCCTCGCGGTGATCGTGATCACCCTGGTGCGCCGCCGGATCAGTGCGCCGGTCGCCGACGCGGGCCCGCACCGCGTCGCCGCGGTGACCTACGGCACGCTCGGCGGGTTCACCACGATGGTCGCGAACGCCGCCGGACCGGTGATGTCGATGTACTTCCTCGCGGCCAGGTTCCCGGTGAAGGAGTTCCTCGGCACGGCGGCGTGGTTCTTCGCGATCGTCAACGTGTTCAAGGTGCCGTTCTCGATCGGGCTCGGGATCATCACCGGACCGGGTCTCGTGCTGGACGCGGTGCTGCTTCCGATGGTGATCGCGGGCGCGCTCCTCGGTCGGTGGATCGCCGGGCGTCTGCCGCAGCGGGTGTTCGAGCGGCTGGTGATCGGCTTCACGATCGTGGGAGCTGTGTACCTGCTGGTGGGGTGA